In Magnolia sinica isolate HGM2019 chromosome 12, MsV1, whole genome shotgun sequence, a single genomic region encodes these proteins:
- the LOC131221452 gene encoding disease resistance protein At4g27190-like produces the protein MKSQAKIPVNVLPEKEAWHLFKEKAGDVVDSSELHVVAKEVVKECGGLPLAIITLGMALQDKDKKVWDHALLQLQRSNPTNIKGMDQKVFSSLEMSYNYLESKEAQLCFLFCCLFPEGYSINEKEMMIYGMGEGLFKDVDTLEEASCRVHMLFDKLKATCLLLEGDRSNSVKMHDIVRDVALSIALRAEHGFLVKAKVGWKEWPHIENVQECKRISLANNEISKLPDQIECPRLLTLILESNQSLKEIPNGFFQGMNSLKVLDICGSNISMLPPSLEGLKNLRSLWLDRCPQLKDVTLVGGLKKLEILCLQETGICELTEKMGELHNLKLLDLMHSNSLEMIAPNVISRMTYLEELRMGNRFGKWELMGNGDARQASLAEMASLSRLTVLYIHVENVECLSQDIPGSWKNLKKFRICVGRDYTDSKAERSIKIENSPCPKAKWVEVLFNRTYELELVRCEGLDNLMQSHGLSFNSLEILLIKECGEMEHFLIVVEEEPLRNVFKNLKVLSLDELMNLKMFCRGPLLADSFQNLRNLNIFHCHKLINIMPSDLLQSLEELDVSHCHELVEVFNFQGTSKEDALLSKLRKLKLYDLPELTSIWKGAIPPLGSHHHLEFVSVRYCRRLRYLVSPALAERLQLLKDLHIRYCEKMEKLIGVEVEESRNASLSSSSGSRQSELMCPLHSLPHGRMFHNLQTLYISQCHSFKNLFSLSVAQGLFQLEHLCIFDCKGMEVIIEKEADDEVVDQGMLPRLRTLELWVLDQLTSFYQGVGVLFDWPSLEYLHVGRCQNFKKIQMGTHSAPNLKRFSSTKEWLEEVEWEDESLKARIQPLIHLVE, from the coding sequence ATGAAGAGTCAAGCAAAGATTCCTGTAAATGTGTTACCAGAAAAAGAGGCATGGCATCTATTCAAAGAAAAGGCAGGTGATGTTGTCGACTCCTCTGAATTGCATGTTGTGGCAAAAGAAGTTGTCAAGGAATGTGGGGGCTTGCCTCTAGCCATTATCACACTTGGAATGGCATTACAAGATAAGGATAAAAAGGTGTGGGATCATGCACTACTACAATTACAGAGGTCTAATCCTACAAACATCAAGGGTATGGATCAAAAGGTGTTCTCTTCTTTGGAAATGAGTTACAATTACTTAGAAAGTAAGGAGGCCCAGTTATGCTTCTTGTTTTGTTGTTTATTTCCCGAAGGTTACTCAATTAATGAGAAAGAGATGATGATATATGGGATGGGGGAGGGTCTCTTCAAGGATGTTGATACATTGGAAGAAGCATCATGTAGAGTTCATATGTTGTTCGACAAACTTAAGGCCACATGCTTGTTGCTAGAAGGAGATAGATCAAACTCTGTAAAAATGCATGATATTGTTCGAGACGTCGCCTTATCAATAGCATTAAGAGCTGAGCATGGGTTTTTGGTAAAAGCCAAAGTAGGTTGGAAAGAGTGGCCACACATTGAAAATGTGCAGGAATGTAAGAGGATTTCTTTAGCAAACAATGAAATCAGTAAGCTTCCTGATCAAATTGAGTGTCCTCGGCTCCTAACCTTGATTTTGGAAAGTAATCAATCTTTGAAAGAGATTCCAAATGGTTTCTTTCAAGGGATGAATTCCCTCAAAGTTTTGGATATTTGTGGCAGTAATATCTCAATGTTGCCCCCATCACTGGAGGGCCTAAAAAACCTTCGGTCACTGTGGTTGGATAGATGTCCTCAGTTAAAAGACGTTACTCTAGTTGGTGGATTGAAGAAGCTAGAAATACTTTGCTTACAAGAAACCGGCATCTGTGAATTGACAGAAAAAATGGGTGAGCTACACAATCTAAAGCTCTTGGATTTGATGCATTCGAATTCTCTTGAAATGATAGCTCCAAATGTCATATCAAGGATGACTTACTTAGAGGAACTGCGAATGGGAAATAGGTTTGGCAAGTGGGAGCTTATGGGAAATGGAGATGCAAGACAAGCTAGCTTAGCTGAGATGGCATCCTTGTCTCGGCTAACCGTTTTATACATCCATGTGGAAAATGTTGAATGCTTGTCTCAGGACATCCCTGGTTCGTGGAAAAACCTGAAGAAATTCCGCATATGTGTAGGTAGAGATTACACAGACAGCAAAGCAGAAAGGAGTATAAAAATTGAGAATTCACCATGTCCAAAGGCAAAGTGGGTTGAGGTGCTGTTTAACAGAACATACGAGCTAGAATTAGTGCGGTGTGAGGGTCTCGACAATCTCATGCAATCACATGGACTAAGTTTCAACAGCTTAGAGATCCTCCTTATCAAAGAATGTGGTGAAATGGAACATTTTTTAATTGTGGTAGAAGAAGAGCCTCTGCGAAATGTATTCAAGAATTTGAAGGTGTTGTCGCTGGATGAGTTAATGAATCTAAAGATGTTCTGCCGGGGCCCGCTTCTAGCCGATTCCTTCCAAAACCTGAGAAATCTCAACATATTCCATTGTCATAAATTAATCAATATCATGCCATCTGATCTGCTCCAGAGTTTGGAGGAACTCGATGTAAGTCACTGCCATGAGTTAGTGGAAGTCTTTAACTTCCAGGGAACCTCAAAAGAAGATGCTCTGCTTTCAAAATTAAGGAAACTCAAATTGTATGATCTACCAGAACTGACAAGTATCTGGAAGGGGGCCATACCTCCTCTTGGTAGCCACCACCATCTAGAGTTCGTAAGTGTCAGATATTGTAGGAGACTGAGATATCTCGTCTCACCTGCTCTGGCAGAAAGACTTCAACTATTAAAAGATCTTCACATTAGGTACTGTGAGAAGATGGAGAAATTGATAGGGGTAGAAGTAGAAGAGAGCCGAAATGCATCATTATCGTCATCATCAGGGTCAAGGCAATCAGAACTAATGTGTCCCCTTCACTCACTTCCACATGGAAGAATGTTCCACAACCTTCAAACATTGTACATTTCTCAATGTCATAGCTTCAAGAATCTCTTTTCGTTGAGTGTCGCCCAGGGTCTCTTTCAACTCGAACATCTCTGTATCTTCGATTGCAAGGGAATGGAGGTGATAATAGAAAAGGAGGCAGACGATGAAGTGGTGGATCAAGGCATGCTTCCAAGGTTAAGGACTTTAGAATTATGGGTGTTAGATCAGCTAACAAGCTTCTACCAAGGAGTTGGGGTACTTTTCGATTGGCCTTCCTTGGAATATCTTCATGTGGGGAGGTGTCAGAATTTCAAGAAGATCCAAATGGGAACTCACAGCGCTCCAAACCTAAAGAGATTCTCATCAACCAAAGAATGGTTGGAGGAGGTGGAGTGGGAAGACGAGAGCCTTAAAGCCCGCATTCAACCCCTTATTCATCTGGTAGAATGA